A part of Aegilops tauschii subsp. strangulata cultivar AL8/78 chromosome 2, Aet v6.0, whole genome shotgun sequence genomic DNA contains:
- the LOC109783759 gene encoding vacuolar-sorting receptor 7 — MAMALHGHGRRGRLAAALWLVVVATASVASARFVVEKNSIKVLSPHSLRGRHEAAIANYGVPDYGGTLTGVVLYPADAGQANGCKPFGATAFKSRSGRPVVLLVDRGGCYFALKTWHAQQAGAAAVLVADSVDEPLLTMDTPEEETPDMAFLANITAPSALVSKPFGDALRAAASSSGGAEVVVRLDWRESMPNPDARVEYELWTNSNDECGPRCDEQAAFVAAFRGHAQLLEKAGDALFTPHYITWFCPDEYRGTRQCASQCINRGRYCAPDPEGDLGAGYRGRDVVLENLRQLCVHRVANARNASWAWWDFVADYRVRCSMREKKYSRGCAEEVVASLGLPAEMIEKCMGDPDADADNDVLRTEQVVQVGQGNRGDVTILPTLVINNVQYRGKLESTAVLKAICAGFKETTEPRVCMTQDMETDECMHNNGGCWRDDKTNITACRDTYRGRVCECPAVDGVQYEGNGYKECKPVGPGRCAANNGGCWKETRHGKTFSACKGSGSLSGCECPPGFKGDGITCEDVDECSEKLACTCPGCSCRNNWGGYHCSCGGGGNQVYIQAEDTCVGKSAAAMGWLVAVLVLSCLAGAGLAGFAFYKYRLRRYMDSEVAAIMSQYMPLEGQSTSGEHRPLREEAVEAA; from the exons ATGGCGATGGCGCTCCACGGGCACGGGAGGAGGGGCAGGCTCGCGGCCGCGCTGTGGCTCGTCGTCGTGGCCACGGCGAGCGTGGCGTCGGCGCGGTTCGTGGTGGAGAAGAACAGCATCAAGGTGCTGTCGCCGCACTCGCTCCGGGGCCGCCACGAGGCCGCGATCGCCAACTACGGCGTCCCGGACTACGGCGGCACGCTGACCGGCGTGGTGCTGTACCCGGCGGACGCGGGGCAGGCCAACGGGTGCAAGCCGTTCGGGGCGACGGCGTTCAAGTCGCGGTCCGGCCGGCCCGTGGTGCTCCTGGTGGACCGCGGCGGCTGCTACTTCGCGCTCAAGACGTGGCACGCGCAGcaggcgggcgcggcggcggtgctGGTCGCCGACAGCGTGGACGAGCCGCTGCTGACCATGGACACCCCGGAGGAGGAGACCCCCGACATGGCCTTCCTGGCCAACATCACCGCCCCCTCCGCGCTCGTCTCCAAGCCCTTCGGCGACGCGCTCCGCGCCGCGGCGTCCAGCTCCGGCGGCGCCGAGGTGGTGGTCCGTCTCGACTGGCGCGAGTCGATGCCGAACCCGGACGCGCGGGTGGAGTACGAGCTGTGGACCAACAGCAACGACGAGTGCGGGCCGCGGTGCGACGAGCAGGCGGCGTTCGTGGCGGCGTTCCGGGGCCACGCGCAGCTGCTGGAGAAGGCCGGCGACGCGCTCTTCACGCCGCACTACATCACCTGGTTCTGCCCCGACGAGTACCGCGGCACGCGGCAGTGCGCGTCGCAGTGCATCAACCGCGGCCGCTACTGCGCGCCGGACCCGGAGGGGGACCTCGGCGCCGGCTACCGGGGccgcgacgtggtgctggagaACCTCCGGCAGCTGTGCGTGCACCGGGTGGCCAACGCCCGCAACGCGTCGTGGGCGTGGTGGGACTTCGTGGCCGACTACCGCGTGCGGTGCTCCATGCGGGAGAAGAAGTACTCCCGCGGGTGCGCCGAGGAGGTGGTGGCGTCGCTCGGCCTGCCGGCGGAGATGATTGAGAAGTGCATGGGCgaccccgacgccgacgccgacaaCGACGTGCTCCGGACGGAGCAGGTCGTGCAGGTCGGGCAGGGGAATCGAGGGGACGTCACCATCCTGCCCACGCTGGTCATCAACAACGTGCAGTACAGGG GGAAGCTAGAGAGCACGGCCGTCCTCAAGGCGATCTGCGCCGGTTTCAAGGAGACCACGGAGCCCCGTGTCTGCATGACACAAG ACATGGAGACGGACGAGTGCATGCACAACAACGGCGGCTGCTGGCGCGACGACAAGACCAACATCACCGCGTGCAGG GACACGTACAGGGGGAGGGTGTGCGAGTGCCCGGCGGTGGACGGCGTGCAGTACGAGGGAAACGGGTACAAGGAGTGCAAGCCCGTCGGGCCGGGGCGGTGCGCCGCCAACAACGGCGGGTGCTGGAAGGAGACGAGGCACGGCAAGACCTTCTCCGCCTGCAAGGGCTCGGGGTCGCTCAGCGGGTGCGAGTGCCCGCCGGGGTTCaagggagacggcatcacctgcGAAG ACGTGGACGAGTGCAGCGAGAAGCTGGCGTGCACCTGCCCGGGCTGCTCCTGCCGGAACAACTGGGGCGGGTACCACtgcagctgcggcggcggcggcaaccaGGTGTACATCCAGGCCGAGGACACCTGCGTggggaagagcgcggcggcgatggGGTGGCTGGTGGCGGTGCTGGTGCTGTCGTGCCTCGCAGGCGCCGGGCTCGCCGGGTTCGCCTTCTACAAGTACAGGCTCAGG CGGTACATGGACTCGGAAGTGGCGGCGATCATGTCGCAGTACATGCCCCTGGAGGGCCAGAGCACCAGCGGCGAGCACCGGCCGCTGAGGGAGGAGGCCGTGGAAGCAGCATAG
- the LOC109783757 gene encoding uncharacterized protein, with translation MAKSLRSKREKRLRTLRREIAEPFYDKKEAAKQAAQAAALDAPKLPVRVHPMYEESLAAAAAAAASRASAMEVDGGSKKSASFLKPMGTISKKKVQLHLKIKKDKRKARKKGNSGKKSY, from the exons atggcgAAGTCTCTGCGCTCGAAGCGGGAGAAGCGGCTGCGGACTCTCCGGCGGGAGATCGCGGAGCCCTTCTACGACAAGAAGGAGGCCGCCAAGCAggccgcgcaggccgccgccctcGACGCCCCCAAGCTCCCCGTCCGCGTGCACCCGATGTACGAGGAGTCCCTCGCCGCTGCCGCTGCGGCCGCCGCCAGCCGGGCCTCGGCCATGG AAGTTGATGGAGGAAGCAAGAAGTCTGCATCCTTCCTGAAGCCAATGGGCACCATTAGCAAGAAGAAGGTACAGCTTCACTTGAAGATCAAGAAAGACAAGAGAAAAGCTAGGAAGAAGGGAAATTCTGGGAAGAAGAGTTATTAG